A region of Pyxidicoccus parkwaysis DNA encodes the following proteins:
- a CDS encoding MBL fold metallo-hydrolase: MSEPTYRLADHTCVAPLVQGWTAWWMTLAPVPASLHTHKSLIPLLKAYLQSPEFHARAAKDPALSGGTFVGIAPERAGEVKALLQKMQEDQADRVRMAEALEEFQGWLTEEAKGQSLEPLYEKVPEPLRGLVELSYDYSNRPFVRVMEGAMYRSAYHKPKLQSLRLLPLQSDASRPHLFTTPYLMEPGHIDWAVPFSEERVSRLFETDLSPRPLGYLRDVLGLSDAGDAQLLPMLTEAQPSTYTPWDGAQPRVRYLGHACALVEWKGITILVDPVISARPTGGGMPRLTFHELPPRIDYALITHSHPDHLAVDTLLRLRHRIGHLVVPRSNGFLVGDYSPRMLARELGFQNVLELESYESVPLPDGELIAVPFLGEHGDIGHAKSSYVVRTGKQRMLFAADSMCVDDAVYRHMRQSLGPINTVFMNTEIEGAPHTWTLEALFPKKRDRKLEKNRRCRGSNANEGLRILEMVGASRLCNYAMGLEPWMEHIIGPPCSPDAPRMKESDRLLTEARAKGINAQRLYGLTDLLLEA; this comes from the coding sequence ATGTCCGAGCCCACCTATCGATTGGCTGACCACACCTGCGTTGCCCCGCTCGTCCAGGGATGGACCGCATGGTGGATGACCCTGGCCCCCGTCCCAGCCAGCCTGCACACGCACAAGTCCCTCATTCCGCTGCTCAAGGCGTATCTGCAGAGCCCCGAGTTCCACGCGCGGGCGGCCAAGGACCCGGCCCTGAGCGGCGGCACCTTCGTCGGCATCGCCCCGGAGCGGGCGGGCGAGGTGAAGGCCCTGCTGCAAAAGATGCAGGAGGACCAGGCGGACCGGGTGCGGATGGCCGAGGCCCTCGAGGAGTTCCAGGGCTGGCTGACGGAGGAGGCCAAGGGCCAATCGCTCGAGCCGCTCTACGAGAAGGTGCCCGAGCCGCTGCGGGGCCTGGTGGAGCTCTCGTACGACTACTCCAACCGTCCCTTCGTCCGCGTCATGGAGGGGGCGATGTACCGCAGCGCCTACCACAAGCCGAAGCTCCAATCGCTGCGGCTGCTCCCGCTGCAGTCCGACGCCAGCCGCCCGCACCTCTTCACGACGCCCTACCTGATGGAGCCCGGGCACATCGACTGGGCGGTGCCCTTCTCCGAGGAGCGCGTCAGCCGTCTCTTCGAGACGGACTTGTCGCCCCGGCCGCTCGGCTACCTGCGCGACGTGCTGGGCCTGTCCGACGCCGGAGACGCGCAGCTGCTGCCGATGCTCACCGAGGCACAGCCCTCGACGTACACGCCGTGGGACGGCGCGCAGCCCCGCGTTCGCTACCTGGGGCATGCCTGCGCCCTGGTGGAGTGGAAGGGCATCACCATCCTGGTGGACCCGGTCATCAGCGCGCGTCCGACGGGCGGAGGCATGCCGCGGCTCACCTTCCACGAGCTGCCGCCGCGCATCGACTACGCCCTCATCACCCACAGCCACCCGGACCACCTCGCCGTCGACACGCTGCTGCGGCTGCGCCACCGCATCGGCCACCTGGTGGTGCCGCGCTCCAACGGCTTCCTGGTGGGTGACTACTCCCCCCGGATGCTGGCCCGCGAGCTGGGCTTCCAGAACGTCCTCGAGCTGGAGAGCTACGAGTCGGTGCCGCTGCCGGATGGCGAGCTCATCGCCGTGCCCTTCCTCGGCGAGCACGGCGACATCGGCCACGCCAAGTCGTCGTACGTGGTGCGCACCGGCAAGCAGCGGATGCTCTTCGCCGCCGACTCCATGTGCGTGGACGACGCCGTCTACCGTCACATGCGCCAGAGCCTCGGCCCCATCAACACGGTCTTCATGAACACGGAGATCGAGGGCGCTCCGCACACCTGGACGCTCGAGGCGCTCTTCCCCAAGAAGCGCGACCGCAAGCTGGAGAAGAACCGGCGCTGCCGGGGCAGCAACGCGAACGAGGGCCTGCGAATCCTGGAGATGGTGGGCGCCTCGCGGCTGTGCAACTACGCCATGGGGCTGGAGCCGTGGATGGAGCACATCATCGGCCCGCCCTGCTCGCCCGACGCGCCGCGCATGAAGGAGTCGGACCGGCTGCTCACCGAGGCCCGCGCGAAGGGCATCAACGCGCAGCGGCTCTACGGCCTCACGGACCTGCTCCTGGAGGCCTGA
- a CDS encoding cyclic peptide export ABC transporter: protein MKLLAFFLRGGSKWSFLLPVLCGVLSGAASTGLISLINSVLERSVAPDTATALRFAGIGLVALLARVCSQLLLNYLQQSMLEKLRMELVQRILATPLRELEETGSPRLLAMLTDDVNNISSSLLVIPQILINAAIVTGCLVYLAWLSPNVFLALMAFTVVGFVTYQLPMSRGLGFIRASREVQDRLYKHLGAVIQGIKELKLHPDRRSAFLEQSLGETTTALRRLNLKGSSLFSAASSWGMFLFFVFIGLMLFVLPAPGAQNGAASLVSYTLTVLYLQQPLDALLANIPFLSRGMVSLRKVERLLALDKGLLEAVRTAPAPRTSFTRLELVGITHSYHREREDSSFTLGPIHLKLEKGELVFLVGGNGSGKTTLAKLITGLYTPESGEVRLDGVSITAENREELRQCFSTVFSDYYLFSTLLGLTPAGLVPRARQYLERLHLNHKVKIDDDGTLSTTDLSQGQRKRLALLTAWLEDRPLYVFDEWGADQDPSFKAVFYEELLPEMKRAGKTVLVISHDNRYFHVADRLLHLEFGKLVSEAEQPPLEARQRAS from the coding sequence ATGAAACTGCTCGCGTTCTTCCTGCGTGGTGGCTCGAAGTGGAGCTTCCTGTTGCCGGTGCTGTGCGGCGTGCTGTCCGGCGCCGCCAGCACGGGGCTCATCTCTCTCATCAACTCCGTGCTGGAGCGCTCCGTTGCTCCCGACACCGCCACCGCCCTGCGCTTCGCCGGCATCGGGCTGGTGGCGCTGCTCGCCCGCGTCTGCTCGCAGCTCCTCTTGAACTACCTCCAGCAGTCCATGCTCGAGAAGCTGCGCATGGAGCTCGTCCAACGCATCCTCGCCACCCCGCTGCGTGAGCTGGAGGAGACCGGAAGCCCCCGGCTGCTCGCGATGCTGACGGATGACGTGAACAACATCAGCAGCAGCCTGCTCGTCATCCCCCAGATTCTCATCAACGCCGCCATCGTCACCGGCTGCCTCGTCTACCTGGCTTGGCTGTCGCCGAATGTCTTCCTGGCGCTGATGGCCTTCACGGTGGTGGGCTTCGTGACGTACCAGCTGCCCATGTCGCGGGGGCTCGGCTTCATCCGCGCCTCCCGGGAGGTGCAGGACCGGCTGTACAAGCACCTCGGCGCCGTCATCCAGGGCATCAAGGAGCTCAAGCTGCACCCGGACCGGCGCTCGGCATTCCTGGAACAGAGCCTGGGAGAGACCACCACCGCGCTGCGACGTCTCAACCTGAAGGGCTCCAGCCTCTTCTCCGCCGCGAGCAGCTGGGGAATGTTCCTGTTCTTCGTCTTCATCGGGCTGATGCTCTTCGTGCTCCCCGCTCCCGGGGCGCAGAACGGGGCCGCCTCCCTGGTGAGCTACACGCTCACCGTGCTGTATTTGCAACAGCCCCTGGACGCCCTCCTGGCCAACATCCCCTTCCTGAGCCGGGGCATGGTGTCGCTGCGCAAGGTGGAGCGGCTCCTCGCGCTCGACAAAGGCCTGCTGGAGGCCGTGCGCACCGCGCCCGCGCCGAGGACGTCCTTCACCCGCCTGGAGCTGGTGGGCATCACCCACAGTTACCACCGCGAGCGCGAGGACAGCAGCTTCACCCTCGGCCCCATCCACCTGAAGCTGGAGAAGGGCGAGCTCGTCTTCCTGGTGGGAGGCAATGGCAGCGGCAAGACGACCCTCGCCAAGCTCATCACCGGGCTCTACACGCCGGAGTCCGGCGAGGTGCGGCTCGACGGCGTGTCCATCACCGCGGAGAACCGGGAGGAGCTGCGCCAGTGCTTCTCGACGGTGTTCTCCGACTACTACCTCTTCAGCACCCTGCTGGGGCTCACGCCCGCCGGCCTGGTGCCCAGGGCCCGGCAGTACCTGGAGCGGCTCCACCTGAACCACAAGGTGAAGATTGACGACGACGGCACCCTCTCCACCACCGACCTGTCCCAGGGACAGCGCAAGCGGTTGGCGCTGCTCACCGCGTGGCTGGAGGACCGTCCCCTCTATGTCTTCGACGAGTGGGGCGCGGACCAGGACCCCAGCTTCAAGGCGGTTTTCTACGAAGAGCTGCTGCCGGAGATGAAGCGCGCGGGCAAGACGGTGCTGGTCATCAGTCACGACAACCGGTACTTCCACGTCGCGGACCGGCTCCTGCACCTCGAGTTCGGCAAGCTGGTGTCCGAAGCGGAGCAGCCTCCGCTCGAAGCACGCCAGCGCGCGTCGTGA
- a CDS encoding NAD-dependent epimerase/dehydratase family protein, whose protein sequence is MRAFVTGGSGFVGRHLIAALKARGDSVRALARSASAVAAVTEAGAEPFEGDLSDADRLKPGMEGCDTVFHAAAYVKGWGPREEFYEANVRGTERVLEASRAAGVKRLVHVSTEAVLVDGSPLVNVNETWPIPERPIGNYPSTKAEAEKRVLSVSSADFTTVAVRPRFIWGRGDTSLLPQIIDAVKAKRFAWFGGGRYLTSTCHVANCVEGMILAAEKGRGGEAYFLTDGEPVVFRDFITEVLKTQGVDPGTRTVPFALAATLATATDLLWSAFHLSSRPPLTRAELLLIGREVTVSDAKARQELGYQGRMSREEGLRELRADFKASAP, encoded by the coding sequence ATGCGGGCGTTCGTCACCGGCGGCTCTGGCTTCGTGGGCAGGCACCTCATCGCGGCGCTGAAGGCGCGCGGAGACTCGGTGCGCGCGCTGGCGCGCTCCGCGTCGGCCGTCGCGGCGGTGACGGAGGCCGGCGCCGAGCCCTTCGAGGGCGACCTGTCCGACGCCGACAGGCTGAAGCCCGGCATGGAAGGCTGCGACACCGTCTTCCACGCGGCGGCGTACGTGAAGGGGTGGGGACCTCGCGAGGAGTTCTACGAGGCCAACGTGCGCGGCACGGAGCGGGTGCTGGAGGCGTCGCGCGCGGCGGGCGTGAAGCGGCTGGTGCACGTCAGCACGGAGGCCGTGCTGGTGGACGGCTCGCCGCTGGTGAATGTGAACGAGACGTGGCCGATTCCCGAGCGCCCCATCGGCAACTACCCCTCTACCAAGGCCGAGGCGGAGAAGCGCGTGCTGAGCGTCAGCTCCGCGGACTTCACCACCGTGGCGGTGCGCCCGCGCTTCATCTGGGGACGGGGCGACACGTCGCTGCTGCCGCAAATCATCGACGCGGTGAAGGCGAAGCGCTTCGCGTGGTTCGGCGGCGGGCGCTACCTGACCTCCACCTGCCACGTGGCCAACTGCGTGGAGGGCATGATTCTGGCGGCGGAGAAGGGGCGCGGAGGCGAGGCGTACTTCCTCACCGACGGCGAGCCGGTGGTGTTCCGCGACTTCATCACCGAGGTGCTGAAGACGCAGGGCGTGGACCCGGGCACGCGCACCGTGCCGTTCGCCCTGGCCGCGACGCTGGCCACGGCGACGGACTTGCTGTGGAGCGCTTTCCACCTGAGCAGCCGGCCGCCCCTCACCCGCGCCGAGTTGCTGCTGATTGGCCGCGAGGTGACGGTGAGCGACGCGAAGGCCCGCCAGGAGCTGGGCTACCAGGGCCGGATGTCGCGCGAGGAAGGCCTGCGCGAGCTGCGGGCCGACTTCAAGGCGAGCGCGCCCTGA